DNA sequence from the Rhizoctonia solani chromosome 10, complete sequence genome:
tctggcaaATCTTctaccacccccaaccggggggcgagtaccggccagcAAGCCACCAGAACTGGCCCTctctcctccaatcccaattACGTCTCGGAGGAGGAAcgcaaccgccgccgcgcagaaGGACTTTGCGTGAAATGCGGAAGGGCCGggcacaagtttgccaagtgcAGAaccggctggaaggctaccccaaaggaggataaggggaaagccaaagAAACCGCCAAATTTGGCgaagactctgagtaccaatcgggaaaagagtaagggtacctgctgccgcgcgcaaggaccccaaggactctggttttaGCTTGGAattatgtaatatatctgcCTCACATAAAAATCAACCATTATTCACCATTCCaattaagccagagaaacaagcggaatcactagaagtcctgattgattcaggcgccacttCCTCATTTATGCACCCACGCACCGCGGAATTACTCcgccttccactcattgacctctCCACTCCCCGCACCGTTAcaatgctcgatgggtcaagcccccaggctggtagaatctggaagaaggctaccctaaccttctccttggaTAGTAAGcgaatgaccaagaccttcctgatctgcaatacagggtctcacgctgccatcctgggattgaaatggctagACGCCCATAATCCGGAAATTGACTGGAATCTACGCACGctctccttcccccacacgccaccagaacacgttgcaattgccaaagaagaggaagctgacaaagaCCCCCTcaaaggagtaccccctgaGTACCATCagtacgccaaggtatttggggaagaagaattcaacaaacttCCTCCGCACAGGCATTACGACATTGGCATAGAacttacagaagaaggtCCCTTGAACTCCCCCCTGTACAGTATGACTGATGCTGAGTCCATCACACTCaaagactggctcagggacgagctcaaggctgggaagatccgccccagcaaatTGCCAATTAGCTCCcctgttatgtttgtacccaaaaaggatggctcacGTCGACTCGTAGTAGACTACCGTCGCCTAaacaaccggacaaaaaagaatgtgtacccactaccccgtccagatgaccttatggcccagctccgcggtgccaaggttttcaccaaactagacctaaggtggggttacaacaacgtctgggtcaaagaaggcaatgaatggaaaacggccttccgTACCAAATACGGCCTATACGAGTCCCTagtcatgacatttggtcttaccaacgcccccgccgccttccaacacttcatgaacgaattgttcaaggatctgctagatgtatgcgtcatcatataccttgatgacatcctgatttaTTCCAAAGATGACGCATCACACACCAAGCATGTTCATGAAGTTTTACGGCGCCTGATGAAAAAccagctgttctgcaaggcgtctaaatgtaccttccatgtcacctctgtggaGTACCTTGGGATTATTGTCTCCGACAAGGGTTTCAgtctggataaactcaaaatccaggcagttcaggaatggcccacgcctaccaaggttaaggaagtacaatccttccttgggtttgccaatttctTACGGCAATTTGTGgccaacttcagtcacatggccagacCTCtgcacaacctagtcaaaaAAGACACGgcatggaaatgggataccaaggaacaagaagcattccaggGATTGAAAGATGCAATCACTAACGCCCCGGTACTATGCCACGCGGATCCTACCAAGCCTTACTTCCTTGAGACAGACGCATCTGGCGTGGCcctaggttccatactcagccaacggcAAGAAGACGGACGCCTACACCCACTGGgattcctgtcagaatcattcaaaggtgctgaacagaattatgacacccacaataaggaactcctggccattATCCAATCAtttgaatattggcgcatcttcttggaaggaaccctgcATCCCATTACAGTTTTTACGGATCATcggaacctggaatattggaaggagtctagAACCTTCAATCGCCGCCATGCACGCTGGCATCTCCTCCTGGCTGggtacaatttccaaatcgTGTACCGCCCTGGTAAACAGTCcggcaaaccagatgccttatCCCGACGATCAGACCATGCCAATGTCCCACCTGCcaaccaaaccatgctccccgACCCTGTATTCGCCAACATTGCCCTAGTAACCCCGGAAAAGGAGTTACAGCGTCAGATTGAGTCATCACTCGACCAAGATGAGTCCTTGGAAGAAATCTTACAGTTTCTACAAAATGAATCCAAAGCCCCGCCATCAATCAAGCGCGCCTTCAAAGATTACGAAATGGAGGCGGGTCTGTTGTTTTACCAAGGACGAATTGTAGTTCCTGAcgttggcacactaagaacGGAGCTGCTTCGCAttttccatgacagccccttaGCCGGACACCCCGGAAGGCAACGAACGTTGGAATTGATCTCCAGaaactactattggcccgGCATCCGCGCCGACACCtactggcacgtggattcCTGCAAAACCTGTCAACGAATCCGCAAACCCAAGTACGCTTCCATTCCCCCGCAGCCTCTGGAACTACCCACGCAACCTTGGCAACACGTATCCTACGACATGATTGTGGATCTACCCAAGGACGGCACCAACGACTCCatcttggtcattgtggacagcttcaccaaatatGTCATCTTGGTGGAGtgttccaaaaagctcaaggccccagaACTGGCAAATCTATTCTTACAACACGTTTGGAAACGGtatggcatgcctgagaaaaCGGTCTTGGATCGGGGAAGAGTCTTTAACAATAAGTTCCTGAAAGCACTGTACCAGCGGTTAGGAATAgatccccacttctcctcggCATATCACCCACAAAGCGATGGACAAACGGAGCGGGTAAACCCCACGGTGGAACATTTCCTGCGGGCCTACTCGGGAATCAACCAAAAGGACTGGGTCagatggttaccaatggcggaatttgcctacaacaacgcattACACAGTAGCACCGGCAAATCCCCCTTCAAGGCACtctatggatgggaaccagcCCTGACTCCAAGCAACGTTCCAACCGACGTCCCCGAAGCTGATGATCTAGCCACccaaatggaagcacaatggcgggaaattgAAGCGGCACTCCGGCTATCAAAGACACGAATGGTAGCCGGGGAAACCGGAGAACCCCTCGAATTTGAAATaggagaagaagcctggctagacgcaaaAAATGTGAAGCTAAGGACCCTGAGCCCTAAGCTaacagaacaacgcctaggaccATTCAAAGTAATTGAGAGGATCTCCAATCGAGCCTACCGCTTGGAACTCCCGCCAACTATGCgtatccacaatgtcttccaTGTAGGACTTctatcaaaagtcaaaagggacaagaagcgTGCATTTGAAAATCGCCCTCCACCTGTCACCAtagatggagaagaggaatacgaggtggaagggatcacTGATGCTGAGGAAAGGAACGGGCAATGGTTCttccgagtcaaatggaaggggtacggTTCCAaagaaaacacgtgggagcctcgagaaaacttaaaaaacgccaaaaaaattttagaaaagTACGAAAAggagatgaaaaagaaggccctcggcgctgccaaggcccttagagggggggcagtgtcgtagacacactcgataccagggaatttattcccattttctcgattttgaacgaaggcaaacggagaacattttcgatcacgtgaccccggcgcttatatcatacgctaagcgccgagccacgtccccttccgcgcttacctcagcacacgtagccacctccacctgatgacatcactatgacacgtcagtgacacgtatgcatgagtaaggccgactacggaacggggttcttatttgatacggtattgcatatagttgtatttgtaattagatagctctgtaatatataaggaggccaaccgaccatggtaacacccaggtcgattacctcttgttgcatccccacttgtacgaggccttacagccagataaCTAGGTAGCTCCACaaacgccttaagcgtcgactccgctgtacatacgtagcttgccattgcccatacggccttggtcattgtagtttagtagttagacgtcgtagggtagatctcgccgccttaagcggtacttATTGTACttccacacggccacaagcgcccgcacccttgacgtccttacagacgtctaggacagcagcccatggagtttccagatgtGGGTGATGAACAGATTGGCTAGCCCCTTTGCAGTGACcttcttggaagtggggatgaagtggccaaattttgagaaggagtcaatcaCTACTAGAATAGCATTGTGGCCCTGGGACTTTGGGAACCCTGTGATAAAATCATAGGAGATTGTGTGGAACGGGAACAGGGGAACTTCCAGTGGCTTCAGGGCTATTACTGGAGCGTGGGCTTGTCTGTTGGCTTGGCATGTGGGACAGCATTCAACCCACTCCTTAGCTGAAGATTTCATTCCAGGCCACCAATAGTTCCGGCTGATAAGTTTGAGCAtcctttgttggcctgggtgtcctgccaatggggagtcatggaattcccttaACAGCCTTTCTTTGATGGGTTCAGAATCCAGGACAACTAGTTTCCCTTGGTACCAcaggaggtcctcttcccaattgtaGTCTTGATAGGCTTTGCGTATGGACAGGGGAGCATTGTTGgcatcttctgtcaggaattTAATGATAGGCTCAAGGGATGGATCTTCCTTTAGCCTTGAACAAATATCCGTGACAATCTCcacttcctcttctgatgtattggcaaagacttccaGTTGTAACATGATCTCTGGTTCTGGGGGAGAGTCCACATAGTCCAATCTCCTGGagagggcgtctggttttcctgactgtttccctgggcaataatggatctcaaagttgaagttgctcaggaagacTTGCCATTGCGCATGTCTGCAATTGAAcatccgtgcctgcatccagtattctagGTTACAATGGTCTGTAAAAACCTGTACTGGTTTGTCCGTagcttccaagaatatctgCCACTCTTCCAACACCTTAATGATGGCcagaagctccttgttgtgggtatcATAGTTTGCTTCTGCTCCCAAAAACAACTTGGACATATAAGCAATGGGGTGTAGGTGGTTGTCTGGGCCTTGTTGGCTAagtatggctcccattgctactcctgatgcgtCCATTTCAAGGTAGTAGGGTAGGTTGGGGTTAGAGTGGATCAATACTGGGGACTTGGTTACAAGGGACTTTAATTCCTGGAACAATGCTTCTTCTAAGGTTCCCCACAACCAGGGAGTTTCCTTTCTGGTGAGGTTGTGCAAGGGACATGCAACTGAACTAAAGTTTGGAATGAACCAACAAAGGTAGTTTACAAATCCTAgaaaggcctggacctgtttgactgttctGGGAGTAGTCCATGACGTGACTGCTTCAATCTTTTTCTGGTCAATGGAGAAGCCAgcaggggatatgacaatgcccaagtaatccaccgtagtgacgtggaagtggcactttgacaatttgcagaacaactggttcttcattagtcaaGACAGGACTTCTCTGACGTGGGCCAGATGATCTTCTGgtttttctgagaagatgagaATGTTGTCTAAGTAAATTACCACTGTTACATTGATCAGATCCCTGAATAGatcattcataaagtgttgaaatGCGGCGGGAGTGTTGgtaagaccaaagggcatgactaagtattcaaataaaccatatttggtgcggaacgccgttttccatttgtctccCTCCTTGATTTGCACATTATTATACCCCCAGCATAGGTCAAGCTTGGTGAATATCTTGGCGTGTTGGAGttttgccatgaggtcatcttgtCTTGGAAGTgggtagacatttttgtgggttaccTTGTTGAGTTTTtgataatccacaaccagcctaagggaaccatctgctttttttacaaacatgaccggggcgcctgTGGAGGAAGTActggtgtcctagacgtctgtaaggacattgagggcgcgggcgcttgtggccgtgtagATGTACAGTtagtaccgcttaaggcggcaaggtctaccctacaacgtctaactactaaacaacaatgaccaaggccttatgggcaatggcaaactacgtatgtacagcggaagcaacgcttaaggcgttgtagtgttacttagtgatctggctgtaaggccttgtacaagtggggatacaacaagaggtaatcaacctgggtgttaccatggtcggttggcctccttatatattctacagtagtgctaattacaaatacattatatccaatatcataaccaataagaaccccgctccgcagttggccttactcatgcatacgcgtcactgacgtgttgtgatgacatcataggtggaggtggctacgtgtgatgaataagcgcgggtggggacgtggctcggcgcttagcgtatgatataagcgccgaagtcacgtgatcaaaaatgttgtccgtatgtctttgtttaaattcgagaaaataggaataaattccctggtatcgactgtgtctacaacactgccccccctctaagggccttggcagcgccaagggccttctttttcatttctttttcaaatttttctaggatttttttggcgttcttgaggttttcccttggttcccaggtattctcctctgatccgtagcctttccattttaccctaaaaaaccatttcccgttcctttcttccatgtctgtgatccctttgaccttgtattcttcttctccatccacggtaACAGGTGGAGGCCGGTTCTCAAAGctgcgctttttgtcccttttgacttttgacagaaGACCCATGTAGAaaacattgtggattctcattgttggcgggagttctaggcggtatgcTCTGTTGGAGATTCTCTTGGTTaccttgaaggggcctaggcgttgttcagttagctttggactcagggtctttagcttcacgtttttggcgtctagccaggcttcttccccaattttgaacttgagtggttctcctacttccccggccaccatgcgtgtctttgattgccagAGTGCCGCCTccatttcccgccattgtgaTTCCATTTGGGTTGCTAGATCATCTGCCTCAGGGAtgtctgttgggacattacttggagtcaaggaaggttcccaaccgtatagtgccttaaaaggagatttgcctgttgagctatgtactgcgttgttgtaggcaaattccgccattggtaaccacttgacccagtctttctggtttacccctgagtaGGCCTGTAAGAAGTGTTCAACCGTGGGGTTTACACGCTCTGTCTGCCCGTCactttgaggatggtaggccaaagagaagtgggggtctattcccaggcgttggtacagggccttcaggaatttgttattaaaaACCCGTCCGCGGTCTGatactgtcttctcaggcatgccgtagcgtttccatacatggCGCAGGAATAGATCTGCCAACTccggggctttgagcttcttggagcacTCTACCAGGATCACGTACTTGGTaaagctatccacaatgaccaggatagaGTCACTATTTCCGTCTTtgggcaggtctactatcatgtcgtatgatacatgttgccacgggcgtgatgggagCTCTAGAGGTTGAGGTGGGATAgatgcgtacttgggtttccgGATCCGTTGGCATGTCTTGCAAGAATCaacatgccagtatgtgtcagctcagatgccaggccagtagtagttcctgGATACCAGTTCTAGGGTCCGTTGCCTGCCTGGGTGGCCAGCTAgagggctgttgtggaataTGCAAAGTAAGTCCGTTCTCAATGTTCCAACGTCCGGTACCacaattctcccttggtaAAATAGCAAGCctgcctccattttgtaatcccTAAAGGCATGTTTTATTGATGGTGGGGCCTTTGactcattttggaggaattgtagtatttcctccagggatttgtcttggtccaAGGCAgcctcaatctggcgttggaGTTCCTTCTCAGGAGTTACCATGGccacgttggcaaatacagggtcagggagcatggtctgggcggcgggtggaatgttggcatgATCAGCACGTTGTGAGAGGGCATCAGGTTTTCCggactgctttcctgggcggtaaacaatttggaagttataccctGCTAATAGTAGGTGCCATCAAGCGTGGCGACGGTTGAATGTTTGGGActctttccagtactccaggttgcggtggtcCGTGAATACGGTGACAGGGTGAgcggttccttccaagaaaatgcgccaatactcaaaggagcgtATGATAGCTaatagttccttgttgtgggtgtcatagttctgtttggcacccttGAATGACTTGGATAGAAAGCCTAGCGGATGGaggcggccgtcttcctgacgttggctgagtatggaacctagtGCTGCTCCTGAGGCGTtggtttccaggaagtagggtttggaTGGGTCCGCGTGGCAAAGGACAGGGGCATTAGTAATTGCGTCTTTCAGcccttggaaggcttcttgttcctttgtgtcccatttccatggcgtgtcctttttgaccaAGTTGTGCAGCagcctggccatgtggctaaaattggcaacaaagcggcgtaggaagttggcaaagcctaAGAACAactggacttccttgacctttGTAGGTGTGGGCCACtcttgtactgcctggattttgagtttatccaggctaaaCCCTTTATCAGAAACAATGATccctaggtattccacagaggtgacgtggaaggtgcattttgacgctttgcagaacaactggttatCCATCAACTGTTTCAGGACCTTGTGAACATGCTTAGTGTGAGAtacgtcatccttggagtaaatcaggatgtcattgaggtaaatgatgacgcatacatctagcaggtccttgaacaaattgttcatgaagtgttggaaggcggcaggggcgttggtgaggccaaatgtcatgactAAGGATTTGTATaagccgtacttggtgcggaacgcggttttccatttgttgccttccttaacttggacattgttgtacccccatcttaggtctaacttggtgaagaccttggcaccacggagctgggccatgagatcatctgGACGGGGCAGCGGGTACACGTTTTTTCTTGTCCGGTTGTTGAGGCAACGGTAATCAACCACCAAGcgacgggaaccatcctttttgggaacaaacatcacaggggaactgatggaggATTTGCtaggacggatcttcccagctttcaactcatccctgagccagtccttgagtgtggcagacttggcgtctgtcatactgtaaaggggtgagttgagggggccttcttctgtgagttTGATGCCAATGTTGTAGTGCCTGTGgggaggaagcttgttgaattcttcttctccaaataccttggcgtatcaatggtatttggagggtactccttcaaggggttttttgtcagcttcctcttctttggcaatggccacgtgttctggtgggGCATGGGGGAAGGAAAGGGTTTgttggttccaatcaatATCCGGGTTATGGGCGTCTAGCCATTttaatcccaagatggcagcgtgagaccctgtattgcagatTAGGAAAGTCTTGGTCAtatgtttgccatcaagggagaaggtaagaactgccttcttccagattttgccagcctgggggctcgacccatcgagcatggTAACGGTGCGGGGTGAGGGaaggtcaatgagtgggaggcggagtgattccgcggttTGGTGGTGCATGAAtgaggaggtggcgcctgagtcgaTCAGGACTTCCAGTGattccgcttttttctctggtttgattggaatagtAAACAACGGTTGATTTCTATGTGAGgcagatatattacataatTCCAAGACAacaccagagtccttggggtccttgcgcgcggcagcaggtacccttacccctttcccaattggtacttggagtctttgccaatcttggcggtttccttggctttccccttgtcctccttaggggtagccttccagccggtTCTacacttggcaaacttgtgccCGGCCTTGCCACATTTCACGCAGAGACCTTCTGCGCGGCAGCAATTGCGCTTGTCCTCCAAGACGTAATTGGGATCAGAGGAGAGGGGGCTGGTTCTGGTGGCCTgctggccggtacttgccccccggTTGGGGGTAGTAGAAGATttgccagacttattaccctgttgcgggtggctggctctctcctcacggagggcgttgtcaatgatgagggcAGCATCTTGCAGCTCCCTCAGGGTATGGGGTTGCCTCTCCCTTGTGGCAATTTGTTtttggacctcccagtggagtcCTTGCGCAAATTGACCGCAAAGTGCGGCAtcgttccagtcaagttccatttgcagcgtgcAGAGCTTAGTGATATATTTGGCACAAGTGCCGGTCTGAGTGAGGGAAGTAATCTTCCGCTCCGCTGCTCTGGTTgcatctgggttgccaaaggCGGCCAGGAATTCAACTTTGAACTCATCCACGGTCTGAATGAGCGCGcggtgggaccctagttggtccaagtgggggtgggcccaggccccagctgCTTCTGTCATGTTCATGAGCAAGAAGCTTAGGACCTCCAGGTCCGAGGGGAACTGCCTCTGATTGAGGCggacccaggccaacatacaagtcagccattgtttggcctccgagccaatcttgcctttaaaggcatctgggtgatccacttttacagtggagggggctggaggcagCGCCGGAGTGACTTGGGGCGCTGCTGGAGGTGCTGTTGGGGCTGTTGGAGCCGGTCCTGAAGGGAAGGACAAGGAGGGATAGGGATTAAAAAGGGATAAGGGGTTGCGCCTGggggcccctgtggagatgatgggggctggggccccaaggaaaggttgagccttgccaataggcttggctttgggcgcagccctgggagtttcctcaACCGCGggaggtttttgatcttcTGGGGTGTTGGGTCCCCGGGGGAGCTGGagttgggcaagcccatccttgacaacatcgactGCTTGGGAGATGTTTTCAACATTGGTGCAAACCTCTTGATTAATTTTGTtttgttccaagagggtccGCTTGATGCGGTCGACTTGGGACTGGAGTCCCCAAAGGAGGTGGATGACCCTTTCAAGGctgactttgccaagctcaggggaggctggcggaaaGTTGGGTCCCAGCTGTCCTTGATCGACAGGGGAGCGGGCTTGAGAGGGCGGcctggagcgggttgccattgtATGTGTGGGGTATGAGCGTCCAGTGTGAGTGGTTGCCCgggaagaagattgagggggagtgcgggaggtaataGTGGCAGTGTGAGAGGGGgtaggtgcctatatcaggacttatgagcgctttattacttgattgctaagaccttgcgtcaaacaacctagcgttgaacagtaggaattgctaatcacagccgtgggcgggcgtgatgtagaacccaatctctgcaagcgggtgtatcagctgtctaggtctgctggtaaaaggtgcggcaaccgggggtatgcgggcaataggggttgtctgccttatagcaatttggtactaggaggggacaacgctggtttgattattgacagcaaaaggcaatcctgatctccggtatttcccttgtgctagtacaggaacccttcttgttgttgagctaaGTGTGGTGTGTGCTGGTAGGCACGgcttgcaaccaacttaaggttgattacctagtgtcctagacgtctgtaaggacgtcgagggcgtgggcgcttgtggccgtgtagATGTACAGTtagtaccgcttaaggcggcaaggtctaccctacaacgtctaactactaaacaacaatgaccaaggccttatgggcaatggcaaactacgtatgtacagcggaagcaacgcttaaggcgttgtagtgttacttagtgatctggctgtaaggccttgtacaagtggggatacaacaagaggtaatcaacctgggtgttaccatggtcggttggcctccttatatattctacagtagtgctaattacaaatacattatatccaatatcataaccaataagaaccccgctccgcagttggccttactcatgcatacgtgtcactgacgtgttgtgatgacatcataggtggaggtggctatgtgtgatgaataagcgcgggtggggacgtggcttggcgcttagcgtatgatataagcgccgaagtcacgtgatcgaaaatgttgtccgtatgtcttcgtttaaattcgagaaaataggaataaattccctggtattgactgtgtctacgacaacTGGGGCAAATTTTTCCTGTGGCCAGTTCTTCCTCAATGTGCTGTTTAAGGGCCTTTGATTCCACATCTGTCATGCCGTAGAGTGGACCGGGTGAGAGCTTGGCGTCTGGAACTAGATCAATTGCAATATCATATTCCCAATGTGGGGgtagtgtcacgactaagcttggacctatgatacaagtaggtttaaagtctgtggccctatcaccaatggactatgaagcGGGGTAGAGGGCCAACAAAgggccaaggggtatggtagggtagagggcaactaggcctgggttatgaatttcttagtaaggtgcactaatggccaactaggggcctgggcaaggggTAGGAgtgagcttaggatgaattgacaaagaggtcaagtcttgctttttagcggcaacttgacctggcttatatacatgaggagagccacatcaaaaacaacagtactaaatagtgagtcatttacaatttcacatcacatatcaaatatgtcacgtgatcttgatgagtcataaatatataccaaaaaaggaaactatcttggaaaaaaggtagaaaatagtaaaaaatcatgtcataccaatgaaggtcatgacattaccccctcttcaggctccaactgcatcagggtGTTCCTTGTGAAATTCCTCTAGGACTTCTTGAGC
Encoded proteins:
- a CDS encoding Retrotransposable element Tf2 protein, with amino-acid sequence MGELGPFIPPASPELGEVSLERVIRLLWGLQSQVNRIERTLSEQAKVSREVQTNVENILQTVDVVKDGLAQLQHARGPHTPEEQKPPAVEETPRAAPKAEPVGKAQPFLGAPAPIIPTGAPRRDPLSLFNPYPSSSFPSGPPPAAPQGPPPAPVTAPALPPAPSTVKVDHPDAFKGKIGSEAKQWLTRMLAWVCLNQRQFPLDLEVLSFLLMNMEEAAGAWAHPHLDQLGSHCALIQTVDEFKVEFLAAFGDPDATRAAERKITSLTQSGTCAKYITKFRTLQMELDWNDAALRGQFARGLHWEVRKQIATRERQPRTLRELQDAALIIDNALREERASHLQQGNKSGKSSTTPNRGASTGQQATRTGPLSSNPNYVSEEERNRRRAEGLCVKCGRAGHKFAKCRTGWKATPKEDKGKAKETAKFGEDSEYQSGKDLELCNISASHKNQPLFTIPIKPEKQAESLEVLIDSGATSSFMHPRTAELLRLPLIDLSTPRTVTMLDGSSPQAGRIWKKATLTFSLDSKRMTKTFLICNTGSHAAILGLKWLDAHNPEIDWNLRTLSFPHTPPEHVAIAKEEEADKDPLKGVPPEYHQYAKVFGEEEFNKLPPHRHYDIGIELTEEGPLNSPLYSMTDAESITLKDWLRDELKAGKIRPSKLPISSPVMFVPKKDGSRRLVVDYRRLNNRTKKNVYPLPRPDDLMAQLRGAKVFTKLDLRWGYNNVWVKEGNEWKTAFRTKYGLYESLVMTFGLTNAPAAFQHFMNELFKDLLDVCVIIYLDDILIYSKDDASHTKHVHEVLRRLMKNQLFCKASKCTFHVTSVEYLGIIVSDKGFSLDKLKIQAVQEWPTPTKVKEVQSFLGFANFLRQFVANFSHMARPLHNLVKKDTAWKWDTKEQEAFQGLKDAITNAPVLCHADPTKPYFLETDASGVALGSILSQRQEDGRLHPLGFLSESFKGAEQNYDTHNKELLAIIQSFEYWRIFLEGTLHPITVFTDHRNLEYWKESRTFNRRHARWHLLLAGYNFQIVYRPGKQSGKPDALSRRSDHANVPPANQTMLPDPVFANIALVTPEKELQRQIESSLDQDESLEEILQFLQNESKAPPSIKRAFKDYEMEAGLLFYQGRIVVPDVGTLRTELLRIFHDSPLAGHPGRQRTLELISRNYYWPGIRADTYWHVDSCKTCQRIRKPKYASIPPQPLELPTQPWQHVSYDMIVDLPKDGTNDSILVIVDSFTKYVILVECSKKLKAPELANLFLQHVWKRYGMPEKTVLDRGRVFNNKFLKALYQRLGIDPHFSSAYHPQSDGQTERVNPTVEHFLRAYSGINQKDWVRWLPMAEFAYNNALHSSTGKSPFKALYGWEPALTPSNVPTDVPEADDLATQMEAQWREIEAALRLSKTRMVAGETGEPLEFEIGEEAWLDAKNVKLRTLSPKLTEQRLGPFKVIERISNRAYRLELPPTMRIHNVFHVGLLSKVKRDKKRAFENRPPPVTIDGEEEYEVEGITDAEERNGQWFFRVKWKGYGSKENTWEPRENLKNAKKILEKYEKEMKKKALGAAKALRGGAVS
- a CDS encoding Retrotransposable element Tf2 protein, with translation MFVKKADGSLRLVVDYQKLNKVTHKNVYPLPRQDDLMAKLQHAKIFTKLDLCWGYNNVQIKEGDKWKTAFRTKYGLFEYLVMPFGLTNTPAAFQHFMNDLFRDLINVTVVIYLDNILIFSEKPEDHLAHLFCKLSKCHFHVTTVDYLGIVISPAGFSIDQKKIEAVTSWTTPRTVKQVQAFLGFVNYLCWFIPNFSSVACPLHNLTRKETPWLWGTLEEALFQELKSLVTKSPVLIHSNPNLPYYLEMDASGVAMGAILSQQGPDNHLHPIAYMSKLFLGAEANYDTHNKELLAIIKVLEEWQIFLEATDKPVQVFTDHCNLEYWMQARMFNCRHAQWQVFLSNFNFEIHYCPGKQSGKPDALSRRLDYVDSPPEPEIMLQLEVFANTSEEEVEIVTDICSRLKEDPSLEPIIKFLTEDANNAPLSIRKAYQDYNWEEDLLWYQGKLVVLDSEPIKERLLREFHDSPLAGHPGQQRMLKLISRNYWWPGMKSSAKEWVECCPTCQANRQAHAPVIALKPLEVPLFPFHTISYDFITGFPKSQGHNAILVVIDSFSKFGHFIPTSKKVTAKGLANLFITHIWKLHGLLS